Proteins encoded within one genomic window of Diorhabda sublineata isolate icDioSubl1.1 chromosome 1, icDioSubl1.1, whole genome shotgun sequence:
- the LOC130445339 gene encoding lens fiber major intrinsic protein-like: MISEVSDGKPTKTFFMNTFLVCCMSEFFGTAVLLFLSCTGATLDVQGNISILHVSFATGLAVTAVIQMLGHISGAYINPAVTLSAFILEQINLTQTIAYMISQILGCLVGTGFHKLLTPTAALSVGNGERGVCVNAPGNGISELEAFGVEVILTIILVVANCSSWDKRNSNKADSIPLKIGLVVVSLNLSAAAYTGASMNPARSFGPAVVYTDFTSHWIYWAAPIVGSLIASLTYKFIFLQKNVW; encoded by the exons TTAGCGATGGAAAACcgacaaaaacgttttttatgaATACATTTTTGGTATGCTGTATGTCAGAATTTTTTGGAACAGCAGTTTTACTATTTCTGTCTTGTACAGGAGCCACTTTAGACGTTCAAGGAAATATATCCATTTTACATGTCAGTTTTGCAACTGGACTGGCGGTTACAGCGGTTATTCAG aTGCTGGGCCATATTTCTGGCGCTTACATAAATCCAGCTGTTACACTATCGGCATTTATTTTGGAACAAATCAATTTGACACAAACAATAGCATATATGATTAGCCAAATTTTAGGATGCCTTGTTGGCACAGGATTTCATAAA TTGCTGACCCCAACAGCAGCTTTGTCGGTTGGCAATGGAGAACGTGGAGTTTGTGTAAATGCACCAGGAAATGGGATTAGTGAGTTGGAG gCTTTTGGAGTTGAAGTTATCCTCACAATAATTTTAGTAGTTGCAAATTGTTCCAGTTGGgataaaagaaattcaaataaggCTGATTCTATACCTTTGAAAATTGGTCTAGTGGTTGTATCGTTAAATCTCTCTGCT GCGGCTTATACCGGCGCCAGTATGAATCCCGCTAGGAGTTTTGGTCCGGCAGTTGTGTACACTGATTTTACATCCCATTGg atatactGGGCTGCACCTATTGTGGGATCATTAATTGCCAGTTTAActtataaattcatatttttacaaaaaaatgtttggtaA